A window of Candidatus Pantoea floridensis contains these coding sequences:
- the fliG gene encoding flagellar motor switch protein FliG: MKASDKSAIVMLTLGDELAAEVFKHLNAHEVKQISSSMVNMAGFTHDQMAAVLREFKKDSTEYAALSLNTNDYLRSVLVKALGEERATSLLEDLLDTHQGTNGIETLNFMEPQSVFDLIREEHPQIIATILVHLKRNQAADVLGKFEDRERNDIMLRIATFGGVQPAALQELTEVLNNLLHGQNLKRSKMGGVRPAAEILNLMKSQQEELAIEAVREFDGELAQKIIDEMFLFENLVEVEDRSIQRLLQEIENETLLIALKGADEPLREKFFFNMSRRQADLMKEDLLSRGPVRLSQVEAEQKTILNVVRRLAETGEIIIGGSDDAYV; this comes from the coding sequence ATGAAGGCCTCAGATAAAAGCGCCATTGTCATGCTGACGCTGGGCGATGAACTGGCCGCTGAGGTGTTTAAGCATCTCAATGCCCATGAGGTAAAGCAGATCAGTAGCTCTATGGTCAACATGGCGGGATTCACCCATGACCAGATGGCTGCGGTACTGCGTGAGTTCAAGAAAGACTCAACCGAGTACGCTGCGCTCAGCCTCAACACCAACGATTATCTGCGCAGCGTGCTGGTCAAGGCGCTGGGCGAAGAGCGCGCGACCTCGCTGCTGGAAGATCTGCTGGATACCCATCAGGGCACCAACGGTATCGAAACGCTGAACTTTATGGAGCCGCAGTCGGTGTTTGACCTGATCCGCGAAGAGCATCCGCAGATCATCGCCACCATCCTCGTGCACCTTAAGCGTAACCAGGCGGCTGATGTACTGGGCAAATTCGAAGATCGCGAACGTAACGACATTATGTTGCGTATTGCCACCTTCGGCGGCGTTCAGCCAGCTGCGCTGCAGGAGCTGACCGAAGTGCTGAATAACCTGTTGCACGGTCAGAATCTCAAACGCAGCAAAATGGGCGGGGTACGACCTGCCGCAGAGATTCTCAACCTGATGAAATCGCAGCAGGAAGAGCTGGCCATTGAGGCCGTGCGTGAGTTCGATGGCGAACTGGCGCAGAAGATCATCGACGAGATGTTCCTGTTCGAAAATCTGGTCGAAGTGGAAGATCGCAGCATCCAGCGCCTGTTGCAGGAGATCGAGAACGAAACCCTGCTGATTGCGCTGAAAGGGGCCGACGAGCCGCTGCGCGAGAAATTCTTCTTCAATATGTCGCGTCGTCAGGCGGATCTGATGAAAGAAGATTTACTGTCGCGCGGACCGGTACGCCTGTCGCAGGTGGAAGCGGAGCAGAAAACCATCCTCAACGTGGTGCGCCGCCTGGCCGAAACTGGCGAAATCATCATCGGAGGCAGCGACGATGCCTACGTTTGA
- a CDS encoding flagellar assembly protein FliH, protein MPTFDKKFEQASGTEWRSWQPDNLLSDTSAVAAPLPTLDSLQSEQDIQAELARLRKQAEQQGYQQGLSSGQEEGRKQGFDAGVREGREAGLAQGKADAVAQQQQLLRQAEGWVSNFKLAMDSLESLVPGRLVQLSLMAVQQLYGSASVADNTALLKQIRNLMKQDALLHGTMQLYVHPDDRQNVAAAMGDTLAQLGWELHSDAQLAPGGCRIISPEVEFDASLETRWQALCQLAREELSQ, encoded by the coding sequence ATGCCTACGTTTGATAAAAAGTTTGAGCAGGCCAGCGGCACGGAGTGGCGCAGCTGGCAGCCTGATAACCTGCTGAGTGATACCAGCGCCGTGGCCGCACCGCTGCCAACGCTGGATAGCCTTCAAAGCGAACAGGACATTCAGGCCGAACTGGCCCGCTTGCGCAAGCAGGCCGAACAGCAGGGATATCAGCAGGGGCTAAGCAGTGGTCAGGAAGAGGGCCGCAAGCAGGGTTTTGACGCGGGCGTACGCGAAGGCCGCGAAGCCGGACTGGCGCAAGGCAAAGCCGATGCCGTCGCTCAGCAGCAACAGCTGCTGCGTCAGGCCGAGGGCTGGGTCAGCAATTTTAAACTGGCGATGGACAGCCTGGAGAGCCTGGTGCCGGGGCGTCTGGTGCAGCTTTCATTAATGGCGGTGCAGCAGCTGTACGGATCGGCCAGCGTGGCGGACAACACGGCGCTGCTGAAGCAGATCCGCAACCTAATGAAACAGGACGCGCTGCTGCACGGCACCATGCAACTCTACGTGCATCCAGACGATCGGCAGAATGTCGCCGCCGCCATGGGTGACACCCTGGCACAGCTGGGATGGGAGCTGCACAGCGATGCGCAGCTGGCCCCCGGCGGCTGCCGCATCATCTCGCCGGAAGTGGAGTTTGATGCCAGCCTGGAAACACGCTGGCAGGCGCTGTGCCAGCTGGCGCGCGAGGAGCTGTCACAATGA
- the fliI gene encoding flagellar protein export ATPase FliI: MSQQLKNWLQALDRVEEKLGDMPCFRQYGKLTRATGLVMEAVGLKLPIGALCVVERRTSQGISAVESEVVGFNGSTLYLMPLEQVDGILPGARVYAPEADTSQGKQLPVGPHLLGRVLDAQGRPLDGRPPAGKPAASLFTPVLNPLHRDPIKTVLDVGVRAINGLLTVGRGQRMGLFAGSGVGKSVLLGMMARFTTADVIVVGLIGERGREVKDFIENILGEEGRERAVVIAAPADVSPILRMQGAVYATRIAEDFRDRGMNVLLIMDSLTRYAMAQREVALAIGEPPATKGYPPSVFARLPALVERTGNGMPGGGSITAFYTVLTEGDDQQDPIADSARAILDGHIVLSRRLAEQGHYPAIDIEASISRAMTELIPHAQYRKVQRFKQLLSAYQRNRDLVSVGAYVKGSDPLLDQAISQYPDLEAFLHQAIHERSGYDDAIGALNHLFPTLTE, encoded by the coding sequence ATGAGTCAGCAGTTGAAAAACTGGCTGCAGGCGCTGGATCGCGTGGAAGAGAAGCTGGGCGACATGCCCTGTTTCCGCCAGTACGGCAAACTCACGCGCGCCACCGGTCTGGTGATGGAAGCCGTTGGGCTCAAACTGCCGATTGGCGCGCTGTGCGTTGTTGAGCGTCGCACCAGTCAGGGCATTAGCGCGGTAGAGAGCGAAGTGGTGGGCTTTAACGGCTCCACGCTCTACCTGATGCCGCTTGAGCAGGTAGATGGCATTCTGCCCGGCGCACGCGTGTACGCGCCCGAAGCCGATACCAGCCAGGGCAAACAGCTGCCGGTTGGGCCGCACCTGTTAGGCCGCGTGCTGGATGCGCAAGGGCGGCCGCTGGATGGTCGTCCACCGGCCGGTAAACCAGCCGCCAGCCTGTTCACGCCGGTACTCAATCCGCTCCATCGCGATCCTATTAAAACCGTGCTGGACGTGGGCGTACGCGCCATCAACGGCCTGCTGACGGTCGGTCGTGGCCAGCGTATGGGCCTGTTCGCCGGATCGGGCGTGGGTAAGAGTGTGCTGCTAGGCATGATGGCACGCTTCACCACCGCCGATGTGATCGTGGTGGGGCTGATTGGTGAACGTGGCCGTGAAGTGAAAGATTTTATCGAGAACATTCTCGGTGAAGAGGGACGTGAGCGCGCGGTGGTGATTGCCGCGCCTGCCGATGTCTCGCCGATCCTGCGCATGCAGGGTGCCGTTTACGCGACGCGCATCGCCGAAGATTTCCGCGATCGGGGCATGAACGTGCTGCTGATTATGGATTCCCTGACGCGTTACGCCATGGCGCAGCGTGAAGTGGCGCTGGCCATTGGTGAGCCACCGGCGACCAAAGGGTATCCACCGTCGGTCTTTGCCCGTTTGCCCGCGCTGGTTGAGCGCACCGGTAACGGTATGCCTGGCGGCGGTTCCATCACCGCGTTTTACACCGTTCTGACCGAAGGCGACGACCAGCAAGATCCGATTGCCGATTCGGCGCGCGCCATTCTGGATGGCCATATCGTCCTGTCGCGCCGGCTGGCAGAGCAGGGGCATTATCCTGCGATTGATATTGAAGCGTCAATCAGTCGTGCCATGACCGAACTGATCCCGCACGCGCAGTACCGCAAAGTGCAGCGTTTTAAACAGCTGCTCTCTGCCTATCAACGTAACCGCGATTTGGTCAGCGTAGGTGCCTATGTAAAAGGCAGCGATCCCTTGCTCGACCAGGCGATTAGCCAATATCCGGACCTGGAGGCCTTTCTCCATCAGGCCATCCATGAACGCAGCGGCTATGACGACGCGATCGGCGCGCTGAACCACCTGTTTCCCACCCTAACGGAATAA
- the fliJ gene encoding flagellar export protein FliJ produces MKVKNPMTLLRDMAEEKLTDTTRALGGVQQRLQDAVQQHEQLQHYEREYQHSLRQGMMERGMSMADLVNHQSFVLSLNQVVKQHATHVNRCEKAVDQAKASWVHDKQRLNAFETLIVRRETARAQVETRQEQKLMDEFAQRAGQKRERL; encoded by the coding sequence ATGAAGGTAAAAAACCCGATGACCCTGCTGCGGGATATGGCAGAAGAGAAGCTGACGGATACCACTCGCGCGTTGGGTGGCGTGCAGCAGCGCTTGCAGGATGCGGTTCAGCAGCATGAGCAGTTACAGCACTATGAGCGGGAGTATCAGCACTCGCTGCGCCAGGGAATGATGGAGCGCGGCATGTCGATGGCCGATCTGGTGAATCACCAATCCTTTGTTTTATCCCTTAACCAGGTGGTGAAGCAGCACGCTACCCACGTTAACCGCTGTGAAAAGGCGGTGGATCAAGCAAAGGCCAGCTGGGTGCATGACAAACAGCGCTTGAACGCGTTTGAAACCTTGATTGTGCGACGTGAAACCGCGCGTGCTCAGGTGGAAACACGGCAGGAACAGAAGTTGATGGATGAGTTCGCCCAACGGGCCGGACAGAAACGAGAGAGACTATGA
- a CDS encoding flagellar hook-length control protein FliK, protein MNIDVTALLSGGADLLPAKGKFTGADFAVALDDKLQNLGLVHTALPTGPAMLLPGDVALADLMPELEAAVLPVELSDALPSDLAAALDSLVPQQGETLVEQAEREADPLALLETLVPGNPQWQLQQLVSHNVASAADNGITVKAAKDPAPLTEAFGALAKAAATETKTPGPGKEPSLASMIASSSAAPQHSETLPGNEASVVAAVAAPVSAPVRNNVSISAVATVPYAPQTPEWKQAVSQQIVMFSRNGVHNAEIRLHPEELGSLQISLRLHQEQAQIHIVSEHAQVRHALEQAMPQLRAAMAESGLQLSQASVSADNPYAGAGAQGESSENQHPAPQQGDENSVEEETSPVVINQTAGNIHGINTFA, encoded by the coding sequence ATGAATATTGACGTTACTGCACTGCTCAGCGGCGGTGCAGATCTGCTGCCAGCGAAAGGGAAATTTACCGGCGCGGACTTTGCTGTCGCCCTGGACGATAAGCTGCAGAACCTGGGCCTGGTGCACACCGCGTTGCCGACGGGGCCAGCGATGCTATTGCCTGGCGATGTGGCCCTTGCCGATCTGATGCCCGAGCTCGAAGCAGCCGTGTTGCCAGTAGAACTGAGTGACGCGTTGCCCAGCGATCTCGCCGCCGCGCTGGACAGCCTCGTACCGCAACAGGGCGAGACGCTGGTGGAGCAGGCTGAGCGGGAAGCAGACCCGCTGGCGCTGCTCGAAACGCTGGTGCCGGGCAATCCACAATGGCAGCTTCAGCAGCTGGTGAGCCACAACGTTGCCTCGGCAGCGGATAATGGCATCACCGTGAAGGCCGCAAAAGACCCCGCGCCGTTAACCGAAGCGTTTGGCGCATTGGCAAAAGCCGCCGCTACCGAGACGAAGACACCCGGACCGGGCAAAGAGCCTTCTCTGGCTTCTATGATCGCCAGCAGCAGTGCCGCGCCACAGCACAGCGAGACGCTGCCTGGCAATGAAGCCAGCGTGGTAGCCGCAGTGGCGGCTCCCGTATCCGCGCCTGTCCGTAACAACGTTAGCATCAGCGCCGTCGCTACCGTGCCTTATGCGCCGCAAACACCCGAATGGAAGCAGGCAGTTAGCCAGCAGATTGTGATGTTCAGCCGTAACGGCGTGCACAACGCCGAAATTCGTCTTCATCCTGAAGAGCTGGGCTCGTTACAAATCAGCCTGCGTTTGCATCAGGAGCAGGCGCAGATTCATATCGTCAGTGAACATGCGCAGGTACGTCATGCTCTGGAGCAGGCGATGCCGCAGCTGCGTGCCGCCATGGCGGAATCAGGATTGCAGCTTTCGCAGGCGAGCGTCAGCGCTGATAACCCCTATGCCGGCGCAGGTGCGCAGGGCGAATCGTCAGAAAATCAGCATCCGGCACCGCAGCAGGGGGATGAAAACAGCGTAGAAGAAGAAACTTCGCCTGTTGTGATCAACCAAACCGCGGGAAATATCCACGGAATCAATACCTTTGCCTGA
- a CDS encoding flagellar basal body-associated FliL family protein, producing the protein MSKKKQNATQGGKSRSLLVPLLLLISVAACSAAGYLFWQMKSAKPVTEEAEQAEVVQPAVEINPLYLSLNTFTVSLKPTSNEADRVLFIGISVRVADQPSLLLLEKYLPEYRSRLFMLLTQQTYEALSTDEGKTQLIASLKEEMAKPIGKNLAVKPTDILINEFILR; encoded by the coding sequence ATGAGTAAGAAAAAGCAAAATGCCACGCAGGGTGGAAAATCACGCTCGCTGCTGGTTCCCCTGTTGTTGCTAATTTCCGTCGCCGCCTGTAGCGCGGCGGGATATTTATTCTGGCAAATGAAGTCAGCTAAACCGGTGACGGAAGAGGCTGAGCAGGCAGAAGTCGTCCAGCCGGCGGTAGAAATTAATCCGCTTTATTTATCGCTGAATACCTTTACCGTCAGCCTTAAGCCAACCAGCAATGAAGCCGATCGCGTGTTATTTATTGGCATATCGGTGCGCGTGGCCGATCAGCCATCGCTGCTGCTGCTGGAAAAATATTTGCCGGAATATCGCAGTCGTCTGTTTATGTTATTAACCCAGCAGACCTATGAAGCGTTATCCACCGATGAAGGCAAGACGCAGCTGATTGCAAGTTTGAAAGAAGAGATGGCAAAGCCCATCGGTAAAAACCTGGCGGTGAAACCTACCGATATTTTAATTAATGAATTTATTCTGCGGTAA
- the fliM gene encoding flagellar motor switch protein FliM produces MVDSFLSQDEIDQLLNADSGSSSSNENAGGEVDGGIKPYDPHTQRRVIRERLHSLEIINERFARQFRMGLFNLLRRSPDITAGNIQIQPYHEFARNLPVPTNLNLLHLNPLRGTSLMAFSPGLVFMAVDNLFGGDGRFPTKADGREFTPTEQRVIHRMLSMAREAYEFAWSTIYKIKTEYIRSEIQVKFTNITSSPNDVVVTTPFSVEIGSHRGEFNICIPFSSIEPLRELLSNPPMDNSRYEDANWRGLLASQMRETQLELVASFAGVETRLSNVMQMKKGDVIAFDKQELIEASVGNVPVLKAKYGSVNNQYALKVEQMVQPALSSLTKD; encoded by the coding sequence ATGGTGGATAGCTTCTTATCACAGGATGAAATTGATCAGCTGCTTAATGCCGATAGCGGTAGCAGTAGCAGCAACGAAAATGCCGGTGGCGAAGTGGACGGGGGCATTAAACCCTACGATCCGCATACGCAACGCCGGGTAATTCGTGAACGACTTCATTCGCTAGAAATAATTAATGAACGCTTTGCCCGACAGTTCCGTATGGGACTGTTTAATTTACTGCGCCGTAGCCCGGATATCACTGCGGGCAATATTCAGATTCAGCCATACCATGAGTTTGCCCGTAACCTGCCGGTGCCAACCAACCTGAATCTGCTGCATCTGAATCCGCTGCGCGGCACCTCGCTGATGGCGTTTTCGCCAGGGCTGGTGTTTATGGCGGTGGACAATCTGTTTGGTGGCGATGGCCGTTTCCCCACCAAGGCCGACGGGCGGGAATTTACCCCGACCGAACAGCGCGTTATTCATCGCATGCTGTCAATGGCGCGTGAAGCTTATGAATTCGCCTGGAGCACCATCTATAAAATTAAAACGGAATACATTCGCTCTGAAATTCAGGTGAAGTTTACCAATATCACCTCGTCACCCAATGATGTGGTGGTGACCACACCGTTCTCGGTGGAAATTGGTTCACATCGTGGCGAATTTAATATCTGTATTCCTTTCAGTTCGATTGAGCCTTTACGTGAATTGCTGAGTAATCCGCCGATGGATAACTCACGTTATGAAGATGCTAACTGGCGCGGATTACTTGCCAGTCAGATGCGTGAAACCCAGCTGGAGCTGGTTGCCAGCTTTGCGGGTGTGGAAACGCGGCTTTCGAATGTGATGCAAATGAAGAAAGGTGATGTCATTGCCTTCGACAAACAAGAGCTTATTGAAGCCAGCGTCGGCAACGTGCCGGTGCTGAAAGCGAAATATGGCTCCGTAAATAATCAATATGCTCTAAAGGTCGAACAGATGGTTCAGCCAGCATTATCATCATTAACTAAGGACTAA
- the fliN gene encoding flagellar motor switch protein FliN: MSDMNNSSGGEESIDNLWGDALSEQHSAGISEHMASSPFSDDMNLILDIPVKMTVELGRTKMTIKELLRLSQGSVVSLDGLAGEPLDILINGYLIAQGEVVVVSDKFGIRITDIITPSERMHRLSR; the protein is encoded by the coding sequence ATGAGTGATATGAACAACTCGTCAGGCGGTGAAGAGAGTATCGACAACCTTTGGGGTGACGCACTGAGCGAGCAACACTCGGCGGGAATAAGCGAACACATGGCGAGCTCTCCGTTTTCAGATGACATGAATCTGATCCTCGATATTCCGGTAAAAATGACCGTGGAATTGGGCCGTACCAAGATGACCATTAAAGAACTGCTGCGTTTAAGCCAGGGTTCGGTGGTCTCGCTGGATGGTCTGGCCGGTGAGCCGCTGGATATTCTGATTAATGGTTATTTAATTGCGCAGGGCGAAGTGGTAGTGGTCTCCGATAAATTCGGTATCCGTATCACCGATATTATTACGCCTTCTGAACGCATGCATCGTTTGAGCCGCTAA
- the fliO gene encoding flagellar biosynthetic protein FliO: MNTAAPLVQAAPASDVLATDSVLMTVTGALALIILAMVILAWIVRRSGLSRRLHDTQNVMTLVATKSLGNRERLVLVDVGDQRLVLGVTATQIACLNTQPRPETEPAATPPAGNTFPHMLESFLQKYRKENR; this comes from the coding sequence ATGAATACCGCTGCCCCGCTTGTCCAGGCTGCACCTGCCAGCGACGTATTGGCGACCGACTCTGTACTGATGACGGTGACCGGTGCGCTGGCGCTGATTATTCTCGCCATGGTGATCCTGGCCTGGATTGTGCGGCGAAGCGGTCTTTCCCGTCGCTTACACGACACCCAAAATGTAATGACGCTGGTGGCGACCAAGTCGCTCGGCAACCGTGAACGCCTGGTGCTGGTGGATGTCGGCGATCAGCGTCTGGTGCTGGGCGTCACGGCCACGCAGATCGCCTGCCTGAACACGCAACCGCGCCCGGAAACCGAACCTGCTGCTACGCCACCGGCCGGCAACACCTTTCCGCACATGCTGGAATCTTTCCTGCAGAAATACCGCAAGGAAAACCGCTAA
- the fliP gene encoding flagellar type III secretion system pore protein FliP (The bacterial flagellar biogenesis protein FliP forms a type III secretion system (T3SS)-type pore required for flagellar assembly.), producing MKRRQSGQLLLLATGLLLPVVSALAANSDITLARPTGEEGWSLPVQTLVLLSGFTFIPGVLLMMTGFTRIVIVFGLLRNALGTPTAPPNQVIVGLALFLTFFVMSPVFNQIYDKAWLPLQSNAISMEEALTEGVKPLRGFMLDQTRERDLAMFATIAKKENIATPEEVPLSILVPAFVTSELKTAFQIGFTIFIPFLIIDLVVASILMALGMMMVPPTTIALPFKLMLFVLVDGWQLIIGSLAQSFFS from the coding sequence ATGAAACGTCGTCAATCCGGTCAGCTGCTGTTGCTGGCCACCGGGCTACTATTGCCCGTCGTCAGCGCGCTGGCGGCCAACAGCGATATCACTCTCGCACGTCCAACGGGCGAAGAGGGCTGGTCACTGCCGGTGCAAACGCTGGTGCTGTTGAGTGGCTTTACCTTTATCCCCGGCGTGTTGCTGATGATGACCGGTTTCACCCGCATCGTTATCGTGTTCGGCCTGCTGCGTAATGCGCTCGGCACGCCCACGGCGCCGCCGAATCAGGTGATTGTCGGTCTGGCGCTGTTTCTCACTTTCTTTGTGATGTCGCCGGTGTTCAACCAAATCTATGACAAAGCCTGGCTGCCGCTGCAGAGCAATGCGATTTCCATGGAAGAGGCGCTGACTGAAGGGGTGAAACCGCTGCGCGGATTTATGCTGGATCAGACGCGTGAACGTGACCTGGCGATGTTTGCCACTATCGCCAAAAAAGAGAACATCGCCACGCCTGAAGAGGTGCCGCTCAGTATTCTGGTGCCCGCTTTTGTCACCAGCGAACTGAAAACTGCCTTCCAGATTGGCTTCACCATCTTTATTCCGTTCCTGATCATCGATTTAGTGGTGGCCAGTATCCTGATGGCGCTCGGTATGATGATGGTGCCGCCCACGACAATCGCGCTGCCGTTTAAGTTGATGCTGTTTGTGCTGGTTGACGGCTGGCAGCTGATCATCGGTTCACTGGCGCAAAGCTTCTTTAGCTAA
- the fliQ gene encoding flagellar biosynthesis protein FliQ, which translates to MTPESVMAMGMQAIKVGLMISAPLLLAALVTGLIISILQAATQINEMTMTFIPKILMIVGIAVVLGPWMMKIFIEYARTVFTSIPFVIG; encoded by the coding sequence ATGACTCCCGAAAGCGTAATGGCGATGGGCATGCAGGCGATCAAAGTGGGATTAATGATCTCCGCGCCGCTGCTGCTGGCCGCCCTGGTAACCGGTTTGATTATCAGTATCCTGCAAGCCGCCACGCAGATTAATGAAATGACCATGACCTTCATCCCCAAAATCCTGATGATTGTTGGTATCGCGGTGGTATTAGGACCGTGGATGATGAAGATCTTTATTGAATATGCCCGTACGGTATTTACCAGCATTCCCTTTGTGATTGGCTAA
- the fliR gene encoding flagellar biosynthetic protein FliR, with amino-acid sequence MAFGIPLEQLYAWMSHYFLIMVRIGAVLQVAPVFGERSVSARLRLCLALLIALLLGSSIPDAGIGIYSWSGVGVMAKQLLIGAALGLTMQLLFAAVRLAGEIIGMQMGLSFATFFDPSSGNSPVISRFLNVLVTLLFLTFNGHLWLLAFVAETFHALPVDATPLHSGGLLYVVKSAGMVFSQGLMLGLPIIALLLCINFILALLNRLTPQLSIFVIGFPLTLSIGMVALFLLAQTLAPFFERLMERGFDTLAELVLALF; translated from the coding sequence ATGGCGTTCGGAATCCCGCTCGAGCAGCTCTACGCCTGGATGAGCCACTATTTCCTGATTATGGTGCGCATTGGCGCGGTGCTGCAGGTGGCGCCGGTGTTTGGCGAGCGCAGCGTGAGCGCGCGATTGCGGCTCTGTTTAGCCTTATTGATTGCGCTGCTGCTGGGTTCCAGCATTCCGGATGCCGGCATTGGCATTTACTCGTGGAGCGGCGTTGGCGTGATGGCAAAGCAGCTGCTGATTGGCGCGGCGCTCGGGCTGACCATGCAGCTGCTGTTTGCCGCGGTACGATTGGCAGGGGAGATCATCGGCATGCAGATGGGCCTCTCTTTCGCGACCTTTTTTGACCCCAGCAGCGGCAACAGCCCGGTCATTTCACGCTTCCTCAACGTTCTGGTTACGCTGCTGTTTCTCACCTTTAACGGCCATTTATGGCTGCTGGCCTTCGTGGCGGAAACCTTTCATGCGCTGCCGGTAGATGCAACGCCGCTGCACAGCGGCGGCCTGCTTTACGTGGTGAAAAGCGCCGGGATGGTTTTCAGCCAGGGATTAATGCTCGGCCTGCCGATCATCGCGCTGCTGCTGTGCATTAACTTTATTCTGGCGCTGCTGAATCGCCTGACGCCGCAGCTCTCCATTTTTGTTATCGGCTTCCCGCTCACGCTCAGCATCGGTATGGTGGCGCTGTTCCTGCTGGCGCAAACGCTGGCACCTTTCTTTGAACGTCTGATGGAGCGGGGATTCGATACGCTGGCAGAGTTAGTGCTCGCGCTGTTTTAA
- a CDS encoding winged helix-turn-helix domain-containing protein — protein MLNHIAIGSSMTLDVQTRTLTRLSDGESVNLPASASLCLQALVEAEGEVLSQEQLMDIGWRSSGVEVTDNSVRVMINKLRRALHTLASQQEISLLAVTRSGYRLLIHEPQATPAPPYATDAPPQPTRAPQVTLSEALPLAAVQPKPRNRRWLRWSAAGCCGVILGLIVAYTLYGQFMARLDHIQFVPWSGPGVPADTQVFVPQDRQDQQALIEATLSTYENHVISKRPLEKPAKVLYITLGASPSTHHQGLIACQQPFQDAENDCESFYFKIY, from the coding sequence ATGTTGAATCACATTGCGATCGGATCGTCAATGACGCTGGATGTACAGACGCGAACGCTGACACGGCTGTCCGACGGGGAAAGTGTTAATCTACCGGCCAGCGCCAGCCTCTGTTTACAGGCGCTGGTTGAGGCGGAAGGTGAAGTGTTATCTCAGGAGCAGCTGATGGATATCGGCTGGCGCAGTTCGGGAGTAGAAGTCACTGATAACAGTGTGCGGGTGATGATCAACAAGCTACGGCGTGCCCTACACACCCTGGCGTCACAGCAGGAGATTTCTCTGTTAGCCGTCACCCGCAGCGGTTACCGTCTGCTGATCCATGAACCCCAGGCAACACCCGCGCCTCCTTACGCTACCGATGCTCCTCCGCAACCCACTCGTGCACCGCAGGTCACGCTTTCAGAAGCGTTGCCACTTGCCGCAGTCCAGCCGAAACCCCGCAACCGGCGGTGGCTCAGATGGAGTGCGGCAGGCTGCTGCGGCGTGATACTCGGTTTGATCGTCGCCTATACGCTGTACGGTCAGTTTATGGCCCGGCTGGATCACATCCAGTTCGTGCCCTGGAGTGGTCCCGGCGTGCCTGCCGATACGCAGGTATTCGTGCCCCAGGATCGTCAGGATCAGCAGGCGCTGATTGAGGCAACCCTTAGCACTTATGAGAATCATGTCATTAGCAAACGCCCGTTAGAAAAACCGGCGAAAGTGCTGTATATCACGCTGGGGGCCAGCCCATCGACGCATCATCAGGGCCTGATTGCCTGCCAGCAACCCTTCCAGGACGCAGAGAATGACTGTGAATCGTTCTATTTTAAAATTTATTAA